The genomic DNA CGCACACCAGCCGGTCGATCATCAGCTTCAGGGGACTGGGCGATTGATACCAATAGGATGGCGCCACCAGGATCACCCCATGGGCCGCCACCCATTGTTCGTAGATCGCGCCCATGGCGTCGTTGTCCTGCCCCAGTGAATGATTGGGGTAGCAGCTGCAGGGCCAGTGGCACAGCGGCATCGCCGTCGACACGCAGCCCTTGCAGGGATGGATCCGGTATTCGTATTCCGAGACCAGGCGGCTGAGGTCCAGGGTGTCTGTCCGCATGCCGGCGGCCTGCAGTTCCTCGAGCAGGATGCGGGCCAGCCGCCAGCTCTTGGACACCTCGCCAGGACAGGTGCCGTCGTTGCGGGACGCGCCGATGATCACCAGCACGCGGGAAGGCGTGGCCGGATCCTGTTGCGCGCGCTCGGCGAGCGCCAGCCGGTCTCGCGTTTCCTTCCACTCCACCGACAGGTCATAGTCGGGATCGGCGTGGCCGGGGCCGGCCTTGACGGTGATCGGGGCCTTGCGGCCCTGCGCGTAGGCGTCCCAGGCGATCGCCTCGAGCCGCGCCAGCGCCACCTGCTCGGCCTGGAACGCCGGATCGTAGAAGCGGCGCATGAAACGGGCGCGGAACGTTTCACGCTCGAGCTGCCCGGTGTACTGCCCCTTGCGGACCGTCGGTTTGTCGTCTGTCATCTCTGCCTCCGGCTGCGGGCGCGCTTGCGCCGCTGGGTCCTGGCGCGCGCGGTGCAGGCAGCCGCCAACGCCAGCAGTTTGTCCTCGTCCAGGCGTTCGGCATCCACCAGCCTTTCGTCGGCCCCTTCGAGCGCGATCAGCAGTTCGTCCAGCTTCAGGTGCAGCGCCTCGCTGTCCTTGTTCTGGCTCTGCTGGATCAGGAACACCATCAGGAAGGTCACGATGGTCGTGCCCGTGTTGATCACCAGCTGCCAGGTCTCGGAATAACCGAACGCGGGGCCCGAGATTCCCCACAGGATCACCGCGATCAACGCCAGCCCGAATGCCACCGGCGATCCCGCCCAGCGGGTCACATGGGCGGCAAAATGGTCGAAGAAGCGCGACACCGGATTGCCCTTGGCCGCGTTGCGGGCCGCGGCGGGTCGGGGCGGCGGGGTCCGCCGCCTCGGTACGCGGGTGGCTGCCATGGTGCTCCTTTCGGTCGGGACGGAAACCGTGTTCAGCAAATTGCGTGCCCGCCGCCAGGGACGCGGGCATGCTAGGCTGGCGCTATTGCGGTCCGCCGGATTCCGATGAAATCCATTCTGCAGTCCGAGAAATACCTGCTGCTGGCCTGCCTGGTGGCCGTGGCGGGATACGCGGTCGATCCCCGCCTGGGCGATCACGGCCGGCTCGCCAGCGCGCTCGAGACGGCCGTGCTGGTCACGGCCATCCTGGCGGCTTCGCTGAGCGTGGCGCGCCACGCCGAACGCATCGCCCAAAAGCTGGGCGACCCCTACGGCAGCATGATCCTGACGTTGTCGGCGGTGCTGGTGGAAGTGATCGTGCTGGCCATCGTCTCGTCCCGGGCCGCGTCGCCGACGCTGGTGCGCGACAGCATCTATTCGGCCGTGATGCTGGATATCAACGGCATCCTGGGCGTGGCCGCGCTGCTCGGCGGCTTCAAGCATGGCGAGCAGGCCTACAACGACGATTCCGCCCGCACCTACAGCGTGATGATCCTGACCGCGGTGACGGTATCGATGGTCATCCCCGAGTTCGTCCCGCAAGCCGGCTGGCGCGCCTACAGCGGCTTCACCATCGTGGCGATGCTGTTGCTCTACGGCGTATTCCTGCGCATGCAGACCGGCCCGCACAGTTATTTCTTCAGCTACAGCTATCCCGACAAGAAAACCCGCCGCCCGCTGCCGGCGTCCGGCTATCCGAGCCGGCGCCAGTCGGTTGCCGTGATGGCCGCCGGCATCATCGCGGTGGGCGCGCTGGCCGAGCTGATGTCGCACTCCCTGAACCGCAGCCTGGCGGGCATCGACGTGCCGGTCGGGCTGGTGGCGCTGATCGTGGCCGGCATCTCGGCCGCGCCGGAAATGCTGACCGCCCTGCGCGCGGCGCTGGCCAACCGCATGCAATCGGTGGTCAACATCGCGCTGGGCGCCTCGCTGTCCACCGTGATCCTGACCGTGCCGGCCATGGAAGCCATGGCGCTGCTCTCCGGCCAGCGCATCGATATGGCCATGACGCCGCTGCAGACCGTGATGATGCTGGCGACCCTGCTGGTGGCCGCCATCAATCTGAACGACGGCCAGACCAATGCGATCGAAGGTATGACGCACTTCGTCCTTTTTGGCACTTTCCTGATGCTGCTGGGCCTGGGACTGTAGGAACCGCCGCGCCAGGCACGGGAATTGCTCCGGCGCAAAGATTCCCGCGCCTGGAGACGCCATGTCCGCCATGACCTTGACGGTGCTGACCGTCAACACCCACAAGGGCTACACCAGCTTCAACCGCCGCTACATGCTGTACGACCTGCGCGAAGCGCTGCGCTCGGCGGCGCCCGACCTGGTCTTCCTGCAGGAGGTGGTGGGCGAACACCAGGATATGGCCGCGCGCCATCCAGGCGACCACGGAGCGGCGGCATCGCAGTACGAATTCCTGGCCGACACGCTGTGGCGCGACTTCGCCTACGGCCGCAACGCCGTGTATCCCGCGGGCCACCATGGCAATGCCGTACTGTCGCGCTATCCGATCGCGCGCTTCGAGAACCACGACGTCAGTGTCGGCGGCCACGAGAGCCGCGGCCTGCTGCATTGCGAACTCGAGGTCCCCGGGCAGGCCGGCGCCGTCCATGCGATCTGCGTGCACCTGGGGCTGCTGGCGCGCCATCGCGAACAGCAGATCGCCAGCCTGTGCCGCCTGGTGGCGCGCGACGTGCCGGCCGGCGCATCCTTGCTGATCGCGGGCGATTTCAACGACTGGCGCCTGAAGGCGGACCACCTGCTGCGCGACTGCCGGGTGCAGGAGGTGTTCACGTCGCGCCTGGGACGGCCGGCCCGCACCTTTCCGGCCCGCTGGCCGCTGCTGCGCCTGGACCGCATCTACGTGCGCAACGTGCGCGGCTGGCGCCCCGTGCCGCTGGCCTCGCGCGTCTGGTCGCGCCTGTCCGACCATGTGCCGATCGCGGCGGAGATCTCGCTATGACGCCCCCGCCCCTGGGCTGGCGCAGCGGCAACCGCTACACGCTGCTGGAGAACGGCGAAGCCTATTTTCCCGCGGTGCGCGCCGCGGTCGACGCGGCTGCCCGCGAAGTGCTGATCGAAACCTTCATCCTGTTCGACGACGCGGTCGGCCGCGACCTGCAGCGCACCCTGATCGCCGCCGCCGGACGCGGGGTCAGCGTCGACATCCTGGCCGACGGCTACGGCTCGGATGAATTGTCCGAGGAATTCCTGGCGGCTCTGACCGGCGCGGGCGTCCGCGTGCATCTGTTCGACCCGCGCCCGCGGCTATTGGGGGTGCGGACCAACCTGTTCCGGCGCATGCATCGCAAGATCGTGGCGGTGGACGGAACCTGCGCATTCGTCGGCGGCATCAATTTTTCGGCCGACCACCTGCCGGACTACGGTCCCGAAGCCAAACAGGATTACG from Achromobacter xylosoxidans includes the following:
- a CDS encoding flavodoxin family protein, which codes for MTDDKPTVRKGQYTGQLERETFRARFMRRFYDPAFQAEQVALARLEAIAWDAYAQGRKAPITVKAGPGHADPDYDLSVEWKETRDRLALAERAQQDPATPSRVLVIIGASRNDGTCPGEVSKSWRLARILLEELQAAGMRTDTLDLSRLVSEYEYRIHPCKGCVSTAMPLCHWPCSCYPNHSLGQDNDAMGAIYEQWVAAHGVILVAPSYWYQSPSPLKLMIDRLVCADGGNPDPTLTGGKDPLKAKQVELDGWPYPKHLAGRAYGLVVHGDVAGIEAQRRALSDWLDWMGLVDAGASSRLDRYIGYYRPYATSHEELDRDRAVQQEVRNVARAVANFIPRLRRGAMAGLERGIRDPRPK
- a CDS encoding endonuclease/exonuclease/phosphatase family protein, whose protein sequence is MSAMTLTVLTVNTHKGYTSFNRRYMLYDLREALRSAAPDLVFLQEVVGEHQDMAARHPGDHGAAASQYEFLADTLWRDFAYGRNAVYPAGHHGNAVLSRYPIARFENHDVSVGGHESRGLLHCELEVPGQAGAVHAICVHLGLLARHREQQIASLCRLVARDVPAGASLLIAGDFNDWRLKADHLLRDCRVQEVFTSRLGRPARTFPARWPLLRLDRIYVRNVRGWRPVPLASRVWSRLSDHVPIAAEISL
- a CDS encoding calcium:proton antiporter, whose translation is MKSILQSEKYLLLACLVAVAGYAVDPRLGDHGRLASALETAVLVTAILAASLSVARHAERIAQKLGDPYGSMILTLSAVLVEVIVLAIVSSRAASPTLVRDSIYSAVMLDINGILGVAALLGGFKHGEQAYNDDSARTYSVMILTAVTVSMVIPEFVPQAGWRAYSGFTIVAMLLLYGVFLRMQTGPHSYFFSYSYPDKKTRRPLPASGYPSRRQSVAVMAAGIIAVGALAELMSHSLNRSLAGIDVPVGLVALIVAGISAAPEMLTALRAALANRMQSVVNIALGASLSTVILTVPAMEAMALLSGQRIDMAMTPLQTVMMLATLLVAAINLNDGQTNAIEGMTHFVLFGTFLMLLGLGL
- a CDS encoding low affinity iron permease family protein, with protein sequence MAATRVPRRRTPPPRPAAARNAAKGNPVSRFFDHFAAHVTRWAGSPVAFGLALIAVILWGISGPAFGYSETWQLVINTGTTIVTFLMVFLIQQSQNKDSEALHLKLDELLIALEGADERLVDAERLDEDKLLALAAACTARARTQRRKRARSRRQR